One window from the genome of Sardina pilchardus chromosome 12, fSarPil1.1, whole genome shotgun sequence encodes:
- the atraid gene encoding all-trans retinoic acid-induced differentiation factor — protein sequence MTAEGLLTFGTVFFVLFYGNHVCHATESQVCQMCEGTVLNGSAVWNFCTSSAGRIDGRCCLQKDNSSDAVCITGLDLSHCNLSIVEDLSEASTATMIDLSFNPISNLSDLVFQGFSQLSYVILPSNLTCPGGNASWEKTEVKKEDRLCEGQINACNQTGHMSWDCPQNSLCSPYGPGFFACSCAEDFHGYKCLREGEFPTAKVFGILGGSTVLMSILLWVTQRRKAKTM from the exons ATGACAGCTGAAGGGTTGTTGACATTTGGGACTgtcttttttgtattattttatggAAACCACGTTTGTCACGCCACTGAATCACAG GTATGTCAGATGTGCGAAGGCACTGTGTTGAACGGTAGCGCTGTTTGGAATTTTTGCACATCATCTGCTGGTCGGATTGATGGACGATGCTGCTTACAAAAGGACAATTCTAGCGATGCCGTCTGTATAACTGG ACTAGATTTATCACACTGCAATTTAAGTATTGTGGAAGATCTCAGTGAGGCCTCCACAGCAACAATGAT AGATCTGTCTTTCAACCCAATTTCGAACCTGAGCGATCTGGTGTTCCAAGGCTTCAGTCAGCTGTCCTATGT AATACTTCCCTCAAACCTAACATGTCCTGGTGGCAATGCATCATGGGAGAAGACAGAGGTCAAAAAAGAAGACAGACTGTGTGAGGGACAAATTAATGCCTGCAATCAAACAGGGCACATGT CTTGGGACTGTCCACAAAACTCCCTGTGCTCTCCCTATGGACCCGGTTTCTTTGCATGTAGTTGTGCAGAGGATTTCCATGGATACAAGTGCCTGAGAGAG GGTGAATTTCCCACGGCGAAAGTATTTGGGATTCTTGGAGGGTCTACCGTTCTGATGTCCATTCTGTTATGGGTTACCCAGAGGAGGAAGGCCAAAACCATGTGA